From a single Cyclobacterium marinum DSM 745 genomic region:
- a CDS encoding NAD-binding protein — MHSISSQEFKRLLKNKTVIGHSGHQDILINDIPAIREKVHLKLEEIVNGKPENFILITGFAKGADELVANQAASLGVVVILLIIDEKIFPSYGQGDLERVDKLESKENYTILKIKPLKSDRDQTPYEILNEILTFKSSHLITLWDGIDTGKLGGTWHAVKKFKNKSSAKSFFWDRKVQYTLHHLYTAREKNAIPSAQSYLNHPIIPRSKHDWETTIITAYYKNLITKACKRLPRFGRNVFPISTGIFLRFLLPLFLVCCVLVLGVTGHYGIEEKTWNEFLNSIFFSANLITLDGSIFDKTYNWQVQVARILGGSFTVVVFFIALYFASGKEVFYRFLFFKFRLWNRFKGGVSAFISWVSFRNLNPKWTNSFAVVVGLNEMAYDILKDLRNPSTIDTKGVKVVVLNPDPSSAFVGLARNEGAWIIDGMPTNSASLKKTYFQKALQVFVVTNCEEENVRCVMELDQMISNIKKHKNEDWFVHIQDRKLKQLLQQSISGRTNYALTVFSHADNTARRMFAGFPELRETPLSFAITIVGFGSLGRSLALKSIQQLVFSKFPLPRILVFYPYSDAKAVEDFKKEYPYLFKESENHKDINFNRVMDWTFYGEQDEGSTSDRINFYPLPLIPQQLTHPHSPLIRYLSYFKKLKFFSCLHSGLESASILTSILPGLERIKLENPNYDLQAYCFYNFPDEKEEVYLEQKINALAPHIPVKCFGNYLYEFSCKAIQNKEADHLAKQIALWYYLLYDYGNRSVRTSLEVEKWFTKLISKVKALKVGYVSNNEALTYDEELKHKIDGLKNLWFQALSDSYVLEGMEMMMRYCWKSLSETDREGNRQAADHLWIKVTAYGKKWVVSDQVPEKASFEKFWSKKEVEDLGLIEHRRWNAMKILDGWRPFVGKDWKTYKETYKAQKLHNLLVTFNDLPANEQFKDYHQIEGIPYFISLMYLDQYGNQILI, encoded by the coding sequence ATGCATTCAATATCATCTCAGGAATTTAAGCGTTTACTTAAAAACAAAACAGTAATTGGTCACTCCGGTCATCAAGACATCTTGATAAATGATATTCCTGCGATCAGAGAAAAGGTTCATTTGAAATTGGAAGAAATTGTAAATGGAAAACCTGAAAATTTCATTCTTATTACCGGTTTTGCGAAGGGTGCAGATGAACTTGTTGCAAATCAGGCTGCTAGCTTAGGAGTTGTTGTAATCCTTCTGATTATTGACGAAAAGATTTTCCCTTCTTATGGACAAGGTGATTTAGAACGTGTAGATAAATTAGAAAGTAAGGAAAATTACACTATTTTAAAAATAAAACCTTTAAAATCAGATCGTGATCAAACGCCTTACGAAATTCTAAATGAAATATTGACATTTAAGTCGAGTCACCTAATAACTTTATGGGATGGTATTGACACCGGAAAACTGGGAGGAACCTGGCACGCCGTAAAAAAATTCAAAAATAAATCATCAGCTAAGTCTTTCTTTTGGGACAGAAAAGTACAATATACCCTTCACCATTTATATACTGCCCGTGAAAAGAATGCTATCCCTTCTGCTCAATCTTACCTTAATCACCCAATTATACCTAGAAGTAAACACGATTGGGAGACAACAATAATAACTGCTTATTATAAAAATCTTATAACTAAAGCATGCAAAAGGTTACCTAGATTTGGACGAAATGTCTTCCCTATTTCTACAGGCATTTTCTTGCGGTTTTTACTCCCTTTATTTCTGGTATGCTGTGTTCTAGTCCTAGGTGTTACCGGCCATTATGGTATTGAGGAAAAAACCTGGAATGAGTTTTTAAACAGTATATTTTTTTCCGCCAATTTGATCACCCTAGATGGGTCTATTTTCGATAAGACTTACAATTGGCAAGTTCAAGTAGCTAGGATTTTAGGCGGAAGTTTTACAGTTGTAGTATTTTTTATTGCACTTTATTTTGCTTCAGGAAAAGAGGTTTTTTATCGGTTTCTGTTTTTCAAGTTTAGGTTATGGAACAGGTTTAAAGGGGGAGTGTCAGCTTTCATTTCTTGGGTTTCTTTCAGGAATTTAAATCCCAAATGGACAAATAGTTTTGCAGTGGTTGTAGGCCTCAATGAAATGGCATATGATATATTAAAAGACCTTAGAAATCCCTCTACGATTGATACAAAAGGTGTTAAAGTTGTGGTTTTAAATCCTGATCCCTCTTCAGCCTTTGTAGGGCTAGCCAGAAATGAAGGAGCATGGATAATTGACGGTATGCCTACAAATTCCGCCTCCCTCAAGAAAACCTATTTTCAAAAAGCGTTACAAGTATTTGTAGTAACTAATTGCGAAGAGGAAAATGTTCGATGCGTAATGGAATTGGATCAAATGATTTCAAACATCAAAAAACATAAAAATGAGGATTGGTTTGTCCATATTCAAGACAGAAAGCTTAAGCAATTGCTGCAACAGTCTATTAGTGGACGTACTAACTATGCACTAACAGTATTCAGTCATGCGGACAATACTGCCCGCCGCATGTTCGCAGGGTTTCCTGAGTTAAGAGAAACCCCTCTTAGTTTTGCCATAACTATTGTTGGATTTGGTTCACTTGGGAGGTCTCTTGCTTTAAAATCTATACAACAATTGGTCTTTTCAAAATTCCCCTTGCCCAGAATTTTGGTTTTTTATCCGTATTCGGATGCCAAAGCTGTTGAGGATTTTAAAAAAGAATACCCCTACTTGTTTAAAGAAAGCGAAAATCATAAGGATATAAATTTTAATAGAGTGATGGATTGGACATTTTATGGAGAACAAGATGAGGGCAGTACAAGCGACCGGATAAACTTTTACCCCCTGCCATTGATTCCCCAACAACTTACCCATCCCCACAGTCCTCTAATTCGGTACCTAAGTTACTTTAAGAAGCTAAAGTTTTTCTCATGTCTTCATTCCGGTTTGGAGAGTGCTTCCATTTTGACCTCTATACTACCCGGTTTGGAACGAATAAAACTTGAAAATCCCAATTATGATTTACAGGCTTATTGTTTTTATAATTTTCCGGATGAGAAAGAAGAGGTCTATTTAGAACAAAAAATCAATGCCTTGGCTCCACATATCCCTGTAAAATGCTTTGGTAATTATCTTTATGAATTTTCCTGTAAGGCGATCCAAAATAAGGAAGCAGACCACTTGGCCAAACAAATAGCCCTATGGTACTACCTCTTATATGATTATGGGAACAGATCTGTTAGGACCTCTCTCGAGGTAGAAAAATGGTTTACAAAATTGATTTCAAAGGTAAAGGCATTGAAGGTAGGGTATGTTTCCAATAATGAAGCTCTCACATATGACGAAGAATTAAAACATAAAATCGATGGGTTAAAAAACCTGTGGTTTCAAGCTTTATCCGACAGTTATGTCTTGGAGGGAATGGAAATGATGATGCGATACTGTTGGAAAAGCCTGTCTGAAACAGATCGGGAGGGGAATAGACAGGCAGCCGATCACCTTTGGATAAAGGTAACAGCTTACGGTAAGAAATGGGTAGTATCGGATCAAGTTCCGGAGAAAGCTAGTTTTGAAAAATTTTGGAGCAAAAAAGAAGTTGAAGATTTAGGTTTGATAGAACACAGAAGGTGGAACGCCATGAAAATTCTGGATGGTTGGAGACCATTTGTAGGAAAAGATTGGAAAACCTATAAAGAGACCTATAAAGCACAGAAACTTCATAATCTATTGGTTACTTTTAATGATTTGCCCGCCAATGAACAGTTTAAGGATTACCATCAGATAGAGGGGATACCTTACTTTATTTCATTAATGTATTTAGATCAATACGGAAATCAAATCCTAATTTAA
- a CDS encoding DUF983 domain-containing protein, with protein MKNLSQEIKHGNTHESIEKNNKKLNAMLQCKCPVCKEGDMFKTSALNMSQFNELNKNCEKCGFGFMPEPGFYQISMFFTYMVGVAIFMVFGFLAYLVFNDPPLWVYYVSIFIPTLITTPWNLRYSKVIMLYYFGDIGEN; from the coding sequence ATGAAGAATTTAAGCCAGGAGATTAAGCATGGTAATACCCATGAGTCCATTGAAAAAAACAACAAGAAATTGAATGCTATGCTACAATGTAAATGTCCTGTTTGTAAAGAAGGGGATATGTTTAAGACCTCAGCATTAAACATGAGCCAATTTAATGAGTTGAATAAAAATTGCGAAAAATGTGGTTTTGGCTTTATGCCGGAACCCGGTTTCTATCAGATATCTATGTTTTTCACCTATATGGTAGGCGTAGCTATATTTATGGTCTTTGGATTTCTTGCCTATTTGGTCTTTAATGATCCTCCACTTTGGGTCTATTATGTTTCTATATTTATCCCTACCCTTATAACTACACCTTGGAACCTGAGGTACTCAAAAGTTATCATGTTATATTATTTTGGAGATATAGGAGAAAATTAA
- a CDS encoding DUF2652 domain-containing protein, with product MYAFSPVTNSSKGIIFIPDISGFTQFIKKTEIIHSQHIITELIELIIKETGDEFSVSEIEGDAVLFFNNNSLPDFEKLTSLCITIFKKFHQHLKYYARDRICHCGACNSTEKLSLKFILHSGTITQFEVGGHQKLLGEDVIVAHRFLKNRIDQSEYILFSGDFINDSKPSSHHLNSLIIGEENLEGLDNKMYYYRSLGPFKKEIEEPPARKSLNFPTIKTGKMVDISAQPKELLQMLTEPEHRIKWMKSLNRITLKDQKINRILSYHECVLGGNHLEVSIEDVVTNDVGIKFFERAQMKRPLLDFMVFYHMEKKDSKITQVGIGNHFFKSKYWIINRILLPILPLVFRFLNQINLRRLKEYTEKEYRNIL from the coding sequence ATGTATGCTTTTTCACCTGTCACTAATTCAAGCAAAGGGATTATTTTCATACCTGATATAAGTGGATTTACACAATTCATCAAAAAAACTGAAATCATTCACAGCCAACACATTATTACTGAATTAATTGAGTTAATAATAAAGGAAACTGGTGATGAATTTTCCGTCTCAGAAATTGAAGGAGATGCAGTGTTGTTTTTCAATAACAACTCACTCCCTGATTTTGAAAAACTCACTTCGCTTTGCATAACAATTTTCAAAAAATTTCATCAACATCTAAAATATTATGCGAGAGATAGAATTTGCCATTGTGGTGCGTGTAATTCTACGGAAAAATTATCGCTTAAATTTATTTTACATTCTGGAACAATCACGCAATTTGAAGTAGGTGGACACCAAAAGCTATTAGGAGAAGATGTGATTGTGGCACATAGGTTTTTAAAGAATAGAATTGACCAATCAGAGTACATCCTTTTTAGTGGTGATTTTATTAACGACTCGAAACCATCCTCTCATCATTTGAATTCACTTATTATTGGTGAGGAAAATTTGGAAGGCTTGGACAATAAGATGTATTATTACCGCTCCCTTGGTCCATTTAAGAAAGAAATAGAAGAACCACCTGCTAGGAAATCGCTAAATTTCCCTACAATAAAGACAGGGAAGATGGTGGATATAAGCGCCCAACCAAAAGAGCTGCTACAAATGTTAACAGAGCCCGAACATCGGATTAAATGGATGAAAAGTTTAAACAGAATCACCCTAAAAGATCAAAAAATCAACCGGATTCTATCCTACCATGAATGTGTGCTTGGAGGTAATCACCTTGAAGTTTCTATAGAAGATGTTGTAACCAACGATGTAGGAATTAAATTTTTTGAAAGAGCTCAAATGAAGCGTCCCTTGTTAGATTTTATGGTGTTTTACCATATGGAAAAAAAAGACAGTAAAATTACTCAAGTAGGTATTGGCAATCATTTTTTTAAATCAAAATACTGGATAATAAATAGAATTTTACTCCCAATTTTACCCCTAGTATTTAGATTTTTAAATCAAATCAATTTACGACGACTCAAAGAATATACTGAAAAAGAATACCGAAATATTCTATAG
- a CDS encoding carbohydrate-binding family 9-like protein encodes MKSIIFYLSLLTLPLFYSHLNKVTTNPEKSEITSKNEEAEYVVKKLKKDSNPIDANWDKAQWKGIKAISLDYNMGKQPKFLPKVWAKLMYDEENIYGIFKVEDRYVRSIVQEYNGNVSGDSCVEFFFSPDSEKPLSYFNLEINAGGTPLIFYIAKPWDDFTKLGKEDIDQIEIAHSLPEVVDPEISEPTTWTIEYRIPISMLKKHSKVTQPKKGTVWKANFYKTGSRTSNPNFLTWSFVDNPKPNFHLPQFFGTLKFQ; translated from the coding sequence ATGAAATCAATAATTTTCTATTTATCATTGTTAACCTTACCGTTATTCTACAGTCACCTAAATAAGGTAACGACAAATCCTGAAAAGAGCGAAATCACCTCCAAGAACGAAGAAGCAGAGTATGTGGTGAAAAAGCTAAAGAAGGATTCAAATCCAATTGATGCTAATTGGGACAAGGCACAGTGGAAAGGAATTAAGGCGATCAGCCTTGATTACAATATGGGGAAGCAACCTAAGTTCCTTCCCAAAGTATGGGCAAAATTGATGTACGATGAAGAGAATATTTATGGGATTTTCAAAGTAGAAGATCGATATGTACGCTCAATAGTACAAGAATACAATGGAAATGTGTCGGGAGACTCTTGTGTGGAATTTTTCTTTTCACCGGATTCTGAGAAACCTCTTAGTTACTTTAATCTTGAAATCAACGCAGGAGGGACACCTTTGATTTTTTATATAGCTAAACCTTGGGATGATTTTACAAAATTAGGAAAAGAAGATATTGACCAAATTGAAATCGCACACTCTTTGCCGGAGGTGGTAGACCCTGAAATATCTGAGCCAACTACATGGACCATTGAGTATAGAATTCCAATTTCCATGCTGAAAAAACATTCCAAAGTTACACAACCTAAAAAAGGCACAGTATGGAAAGCAAATTTTTACAAAACAGGGAGTAGAACCAGCAACCCAAACTTTCTGACTTGGTCATTTGTAGACAACCCAAAACCAAATTTTCATCTGCCTCAGTTTTTTGGCACTTTAAAATTTCAATAA
- a CDS encoding M81 family metallopeptidase, with the protein MKKSTFLRITLVLPLALLFLLTANAQKKPIIGVAGIAHESNSFSSQLTTLDLFDFKQGESQEELSKKFFSFANSQTISSGYIEGAKQFGLELYPTVVTRARPMGPVTDDAFNTMMDEILKQLKAGPKLDGILLNLHGAMVVESYPSGDEEIVKRVREAFGPEMPIIVTHDFHANVTPELVQYSNVLITFKENPHLDTFDRGLQAAKIMSEMVKEGLKPTQAIVKAPMVYNIVYQSTFSNPLLPITTESKEMEKNDKILSVSVAGGYQYADVPWMGPSVIVVTDNDAELAQKEAQRLSDKLWDTRHETVLKSPQPAEAVKMAMEHDGRPVVLIDMGDNIGGGSTGDSSFLLEELIKQGAQGWVMVIADPEAYAVAEKAGVGNDFDFEVGGKTDDMHGKPVRIKGHVRSLNVGRYLETEVRHGGGRYWNMGHTAVIQLEGSTLDEPNLVLLTTLASSPNSAHQLISNGVYVKRQKIIVAKGNIAPHAAYKPFASKLIQVDSPGSTAVNPSWFTFKRARKGMFGMGDY; encoded by the coding sequence ATGAAAAAATCCACTTTCTTAAGAATTACATTAGTTTTACCACTCGCGCTGCTTTTCTTATTGACAGCCAATGCACAAAAAAAACCAATAATAGGGGTAGCTGGAATTGCCCACGAATCAAACTCATTCAGCAGTCAATTAACGACGCTTGATTTATTTGATTTCAAACAGGGAGAGTCTCAAGAAGAACTGTCTAAAAAATTCTTCTCCTTTGCCAATTCTCAAACCATAAGTTCAGGTTATATAGAAGGAGCTAAACAATTTGGCTTAGAACTTTATCCTACCGTGGTCACCAGAGCAAGACCTATGGGGCCTGTTACTGACGACGCCTTCAATACAATGATGGATGAGATTTTAAAGCAATTAAAGGCCGGACCAAAATTGGATGGCATACTGCTTAACTTACATGGGGCAATGGTGGTGGAAAGCTACCCGAGTGGTGATGAAGAAATTGTCAAAAGAGTTCGGGAAGCTTTTGGCCCTGAAATGCCCATAATTGTTACTCATGATTTCCATGCCAATGTCACTCCTGAGTTGGTGCAATATTCAAATGTATTGATCACTTTCAAAGAAAATCCACATCTAGACACATTTGACCGAGGTTTACAAGCTGCAAAGATAATGTCCGAAATGGTTAAAGAAGGACTCAAACCAACGCAAGCAATTGTAAAAGCGCCAATGGTATACAACATTGTTTATCAAAGTACTTTTTCTAATCCTTTATTGCCTATAACAACAGAGAGTAAAGAAATGGAGAAAAATGATAAAATCCTTTCTGTGAGCGTTGCCGGAGGCTACCAATACGCTGATGTACCTTGGATGGGTCCATCAGTCATTGTTGTCACAGACAATGATGCTGAGCTCGCACAAAAGGAAGCCCAAAGACTTTCTGATAAATTGTGGGATACCCGCCATGAAACTGTACTCAAAAGCCCTCAACCTGCAGAGGCTGTGAAAATGGCCATGGAGCATGATGGACGACCTGTTGTCTTGATAGATATGGGAGACAATATTGGAGGTGGATCCACCGGTGACAGTTCATTTTTATTGGAAGAATTAATCAAACAAGGCGCTCAAGGATGGGTGATGGTTATAGCTGATCCGGAGGCTTATGCCGTTGCAGAAAAAGCCGGAGTTGGAAATGATTTTGATTTTGAAGTAGGCGGAAAAACTGATGACATGCATGGTAAACCTGTTCGCATCAAAGGCCATGTTCGCTCGCTTAATGTAGGTCGATATTTGGAAACTGAGGTACGTCATGGAGGCGGACGATATTGGAACATGGGACACACTGCCGTTATTCAATTGGAAGGATCAACTTTGGATGAACCTAACTTGGTGTTATTAACCACTTTGGCCTCTAGCCCAAACAGTGCCCATCAATTAATATCTAATGGAGTATATGTAAAGCGCCAAAAAATAATCGTAGCAAAAGGTAATATTGCCCCACATGCTGCTTATAAACCATTTGCTTCAAAATTAATACAAGTAGACAGTCCGGGGTCCACAGCCGTTAACCCGTCTTGGTTTACCTTCAAAAGAGCACGTAAAGGAATGTTTGGCATGGGAGATTATTAG